The following coding sequences lie in one Hyphobacterium sp. CCMP332 genomic window:
- a CDS encoding molybdopterin-synthase adenylyltransferase MoeB, with the protein MAMEDEEIERYARHLVLKEIGGAGQQRLRAASAVIIGAGGLGGPAALYLAAAGTGTITLIDPDTVSLDNLQRQIQFATTDIGLPKAQTAGAGLARLNPLVNVRAVQAALTAENAASVIAGADIVLDGCDNFETRFAVNAACHARGIPLVSGAVGRWTGQLGVFTSGLRDGSPCYQCFVPAIPPDAETCERVGVVGALTGVIGSMMALETIKWITRAGEPLTGRLMIHDGLAATSRTLTLRRDPACPVCG; encoded by the coding sequence ATGGCCATGGAAGATGAAGAGATCGAACGCTATGCCCGCCATCTCGTTCTGAAGGAGATTGGCGGCGCGGGACAACAACGCCTTCGCGCTGCCTCCGCGGTCATCATCGGCGCGGGCGGCCTTGGCGGGCCGGCAGCCCTTTATCTCGCGGCGGCGGGCACAGGCACGATCACGCTGATCGATCCCGATACCGTCAGCCTCGACAATCTGCAGCGCCAGATCCAGTTTGCCACGACCGATATCGGCCTGCCCAAAGCACAGACCGCCGGAGCCGGACTCGCCCGGCTGAATCCTCTGGTGAATGTTCGTGCCGTTCAAGCCGCGCTGACGGCGGAAAATGCCGCCTCCGTTATCGCTGGAGCCGACATCGTTCTGGACGGCTGCGACAATTTCGAAACCCGCTTCGCCGTCAACGCCGCCTGTCATGCCCGGGGCATACCTCTGGTCTCGGGCGCGGTCGGACGATGGACCGGACAACTGGGTGTGTTTACATCGGGGCTGAGGGACGGCTCACCCTGCTATCAATGCTTTGTACCCGCTATTCCACCGGATGCGGAAACCTGCGAACGCGTCGGTGTTGTCGGGGCTCTGACCGGCGTCATCGGCTCGATGATGGCGCTGGAAACCATCAAGTGGATTACGCGCGCAGGCGAGCCCCTGACCGGCCGCCTGATGATCCATGATGGCCTGGCTGCCACAAGCCGCACCCTGACGCTGCGCCGTGATCCGGCCTGTC